From Acetonema longum DSM 6540, the proteins below share one genomic window:
- the rpoZ gene encoding DNA-directed RNA polymerase subunit omega yields the protein MIRPSLDVLVSKVDSKYTLVVLAAKRAREVMNGDSPLAESKSNKPVTLALEEVAQNKISYERTKAGIK from the coding sequence ATGATTCGTCCGTCTTTAGATGTTTTAGTCAGTAAAGTAGATAGTAAATATACATTAGTAGTATTAGCGGCCAAAAGGGCCCGTGAAGTAATGAATGGCGATTCCCCCCTGGCGGAAAGCAAATCCAATAAGCCGGTCACCCTGGCCCTGGAAGAGGTTGCCCAGAATAAAATTTCTTACGAACGCACCAAAGCCGGCATAAAATAG
- the remA gene encoding extracellular matrix/biofilm regulator RemA: protein MEIKLINIGFGNIVSANRIISIVSPESAPIKRIIQEARDRGMLIDATYGRRTRAVIIADSDHVILSAVQPETVAHRLVSKDVADDAAE, encoded by the coding sequence ATGGAAATCAAACTGATCAATATCGGCTTTGGTAATATTGTTTCCGCCAATCGGATTATTTCAATTGTCAGTCCTGAATCAGCTCCGATCAAACGCATTATTCAGGAAGCACGGGATCGGGGGATGCTGATTGACGCCACTTATGGCAGAAGAACCAGGGCAGTTATCATTGCTGACAGCGATCATGTGATCCTTTCTGCCGTTCAGCCCGAGACTGTCGCCCATCGTCTGGTCAGCAAGGATGTTGCCGATGACGCTGCCGAGTAA
- the coaBC gene encoding bifunctional phosphopantothenoylcysteine decarboxylase/phosphopantothenate--cysteine ligase CoaBC has product MTQTKNIVMGVSGGIAAYKAVEVASSLKKAGCSVHIIMTDAAAKFVTPLTFREITANPVVVGMWEEPKKWNVEHIALASLADVFAIVPATANIIGKIANGIADDMLSTTVMATRAPVILAPAMNTNMYNNPILQENLVKLAKLGYDIIQPESGRLACGVEGFGRLAQPAVIVDRLLSYLGHKKDLQQKKILITAGGTREPIDPVRYIGNRSSGKMGYAIAKAAVERGAEVTLVTGPTVLAAPVGVKVIAIETTEQMRLAVLAAFPDTDIVIKAAAVADYRPTETAPQKIKKTDDTLTLILQKNPDILKELGGLKKPNQLLIGFAAETHELLTYARQKLVQKNLDMIVANDVTAPGAGFNSDTNIVKLLYRNGSSEELPQMEKDKLAHVLLDRICSFV; this is encoded by the coding sequence ATGACTCAGACCAAAAATATTGTGATGGGAGTCAGCGGAGGGATTGCGGCCTATAAAGCGGTTGAAGTGGCCAGTAGTCTGAAAAAAGCCGGTTGCAGCGTGCATATCATTATGACCGATGCAGCTGCCAAATTTGTCACTCCTCTTACTTTTCGCGAAATAACGGCGAATCCGGTAGTTGTCGGCATGTGGGAAGAGCCGAAAAAATGGAATGTAGAGCATATCGCCTTGGCTTCCCTGGCCGACGTGTTTGCGATCGTGCCGGCAACCGCGAATATCATTGGCAAAATTGCCAATGGTATTGCCGATGATATGCTCTCCACGACGGTGATGGCGACCAGAGCGCCTGTCATTTTGGCGCCTGCCATGAACACGAATATGTATAATAACCCGATCCTGCAAGAAAACCTGGTGAAACTGGCGAAACTGGGTTATGACATCATTCAACCGGAAAGCGGCCGGCTGGCTTGCGGCGTCGAAGGCTTCGGCCGGTTGGCGCAGCCAGCGGTTATTGTCGACAGGCTGTTGTCTTATTTAGGCCATAAAAAAGACTTGCAGCAGAAAAAAATCCTAATTACTGCCGGCGGCACCCGGGAGCCGATTGATCCGGTTCGTTACATCGGCAACCGTTCCAGCGGAAAGATGGGATATGCAATTGCCAAAGCCGCTGTCGAAAGAGGGGCGGAGGTTACTTTAGTAACCGGCCCTACTGTTCTCGCGGCGCCGGTCGGCGTTAAAGTCATTGCCATTGAAACAACTGAGCAGATGAGGCTGGCCGTCTTGGCGGCATTTCCCGACACCGATATTGTCATTAAGGCGGCGGCAGTGGCTGATTACCGGCCAACAGAGACTGCCCCCCAAAAAATAAAGAAAACTGATGACACATTGACGCTTATTTTGCAAAAAAACCCGGATATCTTAAAAGAGCTAGGCGGTTTAAAAAAACCAAATCAACTCTTAATCGGCTTCGCGGCGGAAACTCATGAACTTTTAACCTATGCCCGGCAAAAGCTCGTTCAGAAAAACCTGGATATGATTGTTGCCAATGATGTGACTGCCCCCGGCGCCGGCTTTAACTCTGACACCAATATCGTAAAACTTTTGTATCGGAACGGCTCGTCGGAAGAGTTGCCGCAAATGGAGAAAGACAAGTTGGCGCATGTCCTGCTTGATAGAATTTGCAGTTTCGTGTAA
- the gmk gene encoding guanylate kinase, whose protein sequence is MQQGILIVLSGPSGTGKGTICKELLRSMPELHYSVSATTRPARTGEIKGVSYHFVSLESFQQMLSQDALLEWAQVYGQYYGTPRQYVDEKLQNGQDVVLEIDVQGAMKIKEKFPQGVFIFIVPPSLAELSVRINKRGSDTPDAIAKRLGCAKTELSLAGSYNYVIMNDEVAKAVNKIRSIVTAEKCRTVRNQDILDKICND, encoded by the coding sequence ATGCAGCAAGGAATATTAATTGTCCTTTCCGGTCCCTCCGGCACCGGGAAGGGAACGATTTGTAAAGAATTGCTGCGGAGTATGCCTGAATTGCATTACTCCGTTTCAGCAACGACCCGTCCCGCCAGAACGGGAGAAATAAAAGGCGTAAGTTATCATTTTGTCTCTCTTGAATCGTTTCAGCAGATGCTAAGCCAGGATGCCTTGTTGGAATGGGCCCAAGTGTACGGGCAGTATTACGGCACTCCCCGCCAGTATGTGGATGAGAAACTGCAAAACGGGCAAGACGTGGTTCTTGAAATTGATGTTCAGGGTGCCATGAAAATAAAAGAAAAATTTCCACAAGGAGTCTTTATCTTTATTGTCCCGCCATCATTAGCGGAGTTATCAGTACGAATTAACAAAAGAGGGTCTGATACACCGGATGCGATTGCCAAGCGCCTCGGCTGCGCCAAAACTGAGTTATCCCTAGCCGGAAGTTACAACTATGTAATCATGAATGATGAAGTGGCCAAGGCTGTGAACAAGATCCGGTCGATTGTTACGGCGGAGAAGTGCCGGACGGTGAGAAATCAAGACATATTAGACAAGATCTGTAATGATTAA